TGTCAATAGAAAATTAAACTTGTGAAATCTTAACAAATGGCAAAATTAAGAATAACTGCACAGCAGTTTCTCTAAGATAGAAATTTGAATATATATTGCAATTCCAGTATTTACTCCAAGCAAATTAAGTTGCATGAAAAATCACAGGTAGAGTAGACTTACAGGTGTTTTTTTAGGAGTAGACTTTGTTaccgtggggtttttttggaattttttagGATTTGGGACCTTAATGGTAGTACAAGTCCTCTTGGGTCGAGTTTCACTTGTAAGGCCATCACTTGTTTCTTCTACTTTGTTGATCTGCTATTAGGAAATATCCATTAAAGAAGTCAAGCAGTAAGACCACAACTATTACATTATAATAGTCTTAATCATATATAATATACGCAGGAGAAAATGTTTTCATTAATTGCATTATGCACTGCTGCAACTGAGAGCAGAGATTAAAATTCCTATTTCACTCATCTTTGTACCAGTTGTTTTTTAATTAAGCAAGAGATTTCCTATCCCATACCAACTGTAAAAGTTGTGAGCATAACTAAAATGCTGAAAGACAATTGAGTTTTACCTACCTTTTTAGCAGAGGATCGTGTGGCTCTAATACAAGTAGCCTGAAGATCAGGAgaacttttttttatttctataactgaaaggaaaaactcagattacatttatattttgatactgcATTCCAACCATATTTGCATCGTTAGtttactttgtaatgtgtgatgAGCCCTTTACAAATCCTTTAAACAAAAAGGCTCAAAAATTCTCGTAGAAACATTCCCACACTTTATTACAAATACAATTTGAGCTTTATTACAATTTGAGCTTTACAGTCTAAGTGAAATATGTGATCATCAATTTATGTTAGTAAGTCAGAAAAACTACTGTATGGTAACTCCTGCGTATTATTGAGCTTCACAAATTTAAGACTACACCTAGTAATACATAAATCATAAATAATAACTGTTACAATTGATTTTGGGCAGAAAATGACATTGATAGCCAATGAATAAGTTACTGTTGTGGTAAGAAAGTTATCATACTAGAAATGTCTGTAAATAGATACCATACCGCACCCAATGCCAGCAACACAGGCATGATAATTAACTAGTGTCAGCTGGCCCATCCATGTAGCTCTCATTTATCGATATGACCAACCTATCATGAGTCTGAGCTATACTGAAGCAGCTATTACATCTCAACAGCTACATATAAATATACCACTTTGGTTTCTTCATTGTGATTATCAtaaaatacacatgcacacactttttACCTTCCAGATAATTGGAGTTCACAACAGTTTGAGCTGTAGAAACTACCTCTGATAACTCTTGAAGGAGATCCTATATTATAGAAGCAAAAATccaaactcagtttcagcaaaagACAAATTCATGTAGACCACAGTATTGAGAGAGGGATTAATGCATTATAACTTAAAAGTCACAGTCTAACACCATTATCAATGAAACCACAAGCCTGCCAGAATCAACACCAGATGCTCATCTTAAGATCTtcacctgaaaaaaaaaatctgcttttttctccctttcaaaaaaTGCTCTTTATTTCATAAAATCTGGTCTGATGGAGTTCTGCTGAGCTTAAAAAGCTTGGACAATGTTTTGGGTCATTTTGGTTGACCCTAACAAAACTTATTACAAGGGTTTTGTTCTGGATGTTACATGGGCCAAAACAGCTGTATACAGCTTTAATGTACTTGACCGTTTCAGTTTTATTCTCTTCCTTCccttgtgcatttttaaaaatttcccctcttctccctatttgtttgtgtgtctgtgattGAGTGATTTCCTCCACCCAGCCTTCtccattttttattttccttttcccaCCATTTTGACTTCTGTATGTGTTTTATTCTCCTCCCCCACTATtacttctttattttaaaaaaaaactttttacccGCATTCTTCCCCATTATATGTCAGGGTCAACTACTTTTGTGGGGTTTTATCATATCCTCTCATATTGTAGTGCAGATTTGGCTTGAGTTTTCAAGTTCATAATGTAATGCTAACAATGGTTTTATGTAAAGTAATTTACCTTGAAAATAGTGGAATAACATACTGAAAACACAGAGGGACTTGCTTCTGACTAAACGTGATTGGGCAGCATGGCTACAAAACTTTATGTACCTAACTGTAACTTCTTTTGAAGTCATCACATCTTCCCaactttaatgtatttttataattcagCGAGAAGTTGATACTATTTTTCAAAAATCATTTCTATTCTTTTTAAGATCTGTCTAGGATCTCCTTATTGCAAGGATCTCTTACTGTCCTCACCATCTGCCACTGTTACAAATAACAGTACAGAATAAAAATGGCTGGGCTCATGAGAGAAGGGCTCATGTAGAGGAGAAGAAGCATTCTTACCTTTTGCATAACTGCATCAGAtgcttgcaaaataaaacagatacTGCCAGATGAGGGTTTCTTAGctagctgtgtgtatgtgtgtgcactcTTGCGCTCGTGCGTGCATGCAAGACTTTTAAAAGAGCTATATCACTTACATCATCACCATCAAAATTCGGTTGGGACAAAGGTTTTTTCATGGGAGTTATGCTGGAAGAACTGTCATTCCTTGATTCAGATGGACTGAACGAGGCTTCTCCACTACAGATTGGAGTATCTACAGGCTGAAGTGCATCAAATACTTCCACTACTAGCTCCTTGCTGTGTACCTCTGTTTTGTCTACTGGTCGGGTACTTCTTTCTGTAAGACATTATTTGCATGTTAAAAGTTCTGCTGACAAAGCCTTTAACCATTTTATGCACTCATTTCCCTATCAGTCAGTGAAGCATCACTAGGACAGTATTCAAAAACAGTTCTGTTTGGAGGATGGGAGGGGCATTTTGAACCTGTTTGCAGTGGTCCACAGCTTTGGAAGACTGACAGCTCTTCACTTCCTTTCCGCATACTGGTATAATCAAGATGCTCCTATAAAAAATTAAGTAGTAATACTATTCATTTTAAGGCAGCTTTATGAATTGGCTCATTACACTGCATCTACTCAAGAGTTAACACATAACTGAATGTATATTTTTACGTGTGAAgtctaaaaaaaaatctatttatggttttaattgtataaattaattttaaatgtattttaaaatgctgtaatccaccctgagctcttcatggggagggcggaatagaaatccagagaaaataaaataaactgaataTATAAAATGATAACTGACTGGAATacatcgggggtgggggggagtataTTGATTAGCTCATGCATTAGGATTAGGAAAAAAAACTCATGTATAACAGGCCACAGTGTTATACCCAATTATTTCATTGTGAAAGCTATGTCTGGCAATTAAAAATGTAACAATGTAAACATCTAAATATGAAAAATCCTAGCTTTGAAAATATCCAACACAGAACCAGTCCCTAGAACTCCTTTTAAGCACACACAAAGCTAGGCCACTAGGGATGAGGATAAAGGAATGTAGCTGTCTTCCACCCGTACTTCAGATTACACTATTATTTCGCAGGAGCACTTACCACAGACAACTGTGAGGCATGGAATGACTACCACAACAAAATGCTTTTAAAGTACACAGTTGCACAGCAATAATTTCAAATGTACCAAGTTTATCCAGGAAATAAAACTGCTGTAACATTTCATACTTATAATTTGTATGATCAAAGAGTATATGGCTAATGTACCTTGAGACATTATGTGACCAACTGTTTGATAGCTTTAAAAATACCAGCAATGGAGCTTTTAATGGACAATGGACATGGGGGCAGATTAAGAGGGCCTCTCTCACTGTTcgatctctctccctcctcccctttggaCTGTGGGTTTGGGATGGAAAGCAATCACATTTCTCTTCTTTTCCTGATAACAAGTGCAAGGTCAATGATGAACAGCGTCTATCATCCATGATCTGACTCTGGATGAAGTGACTGACCTTGTATGCATCACGAAGACCTAGCAGGGCCCAGGACTTGCCCACATGGCTCCTACTGGGAGTTCTGTTCAGCATTAACCATAGAAGGAAGTAGAGGGCAGCCTTCAGTAGTGGTAATCTGTAGAAAATACCTATCTGTATTTAGAAAGGTAACAAGTAGAGAATTTTCCATTCACTGAATGCATTTTTCCTGTGCTGGAGGCCTAGAAGAGATTGGGCAATCCTTTAGTATTACTGCAGGGTCGCTGGTATACACTAAGGAGACTGAGCTAGCCAAGGGGACTCTAAGCTTATGCTGAATCTGTAcaatcttttctctctcttttttccgtTTTGCTACCTACTGCAGGTCTTCAGAAAGTAGAATGCTATAAATCTAAAGACACTCACCGTCAGCTCCTCAACTAACATCCTTACTGGTGTTTTCTTCAGAACAGAACGAAGACAGGAGTTGTCGTGGTATATGGAAGGTAAGCGTCCTTTTTGCAGAGGGGTAATGGGTGGCTTGGTTTCATCAAATATTTCCAAGCTCTGTTTCTCTGCAAATCTGACCTTCTTACAGCTTTGCTGAGATGTAAGATTGCTGATTAATTCTTCATTAGTTGTTTGTGACAGGATACCTTTAGATCAAAAAGTTAGACAGCAAGTTGTGTGTATAATTCTGTTTCTACTATTAGTACTATTAAAGGCAAATTTTTAGAAATGCAGTACCAAAGGAAGTCAGTGACGAAGGTATCACAAAAATGGGACAGCATTTTCTGTCCTGCAAAGCATTGAAATTTTCATGCTACAGTTCCAGTCTGGTGGGCCCCTGCCACGTTGACAAAGTCCCATGAGTACAATAGTTCATTTCTGAGAGATACTGTGTGTCTGACTTTAACAAGCAAAAGATTTTATTGGAGGCTTAGGAGTTGGATTTAAAGAAAATGTGGAAAGTCACTATACCTATTTAAAATTAGGCTACTGATACAATATTGCAAGTATTTTTGTTGCATGTTTAAGATTACATAAGTATCCCTATGTCAGAGGATGTTAAAACAAGCATTGAAGGGCGAAAAATGTAACTGGTTTCAACTGGGGTCAATCAAGAGGCTGTTAGTATTTATAAACAGACATGAAAAAATACTCAATCTTTATTAGTTTTGGGGGGATTATATTCTGAAGTGCTAAAACAGACCATAACTGCAAACTGTTTGAGGGTAGTTTTCTAAATATAGCATTGTTTTGTGCCTATAATTAACTTTATAGGACAACTATACTGCCAAGCCATGAAAATAGAATTTTATACAAGTACTTATTCAGCATTCAAAATTGATATAGAGACTTCTAACAGGCTTTGCTTGCTAGTTTGAACAAAGTACGGCAATATATATATTGTGTTTTGTTTATACAAATTACATTCAGGAGGAGTGCTGTTTACATAAGTCTGTAACAAGGTAGTGTTTAATTCTTACCACTTGATGTCTCTGAGATGACTGCAACTGAAGCAGCTTCCAATGGTACGTGTCCAGATTCCATAGAATTTGGTTGCAAAACTGAAATTGTCTAGGAACAGCAATTAAGAGTATTCAGACTTGTATTTTTAAATGATGTATCACTTTAGTTTACATGATTGAAATATTGACCATCTTCAAAGTTTTAATATAGCCACACAACAGAAACAAAATGAGAAaacatgggggagggagaaatgggTCAGGAAGCTGGTTAGGTGATACTTCCATGGAAGATCCTTCTGTTGCGTCACAGTCCACTAGTCTGACTGGTTTTCAAGGTGATGCTCAGAAGAAAGCAACAAGGAGCAAAAGAAAGCACCATCTGCTCTACTATGGCTGCTCCTGCGAATAACCAAGTCCTTCGTCACTTTCTGTAGAATATTGAGAAAGTGGAGGTGGTGTTGCCACAGTGAAAGAGGCTGATTCTCTGACATACGTCCacaagaggaaaagagaagaaagTTGGGGCTTTGCTGCTGGAGCAAGAGAAGACACAGGTTTCTGAACTGCTCTGTCACAGCAGTCACCAGAAAGCAAACACAGCATAATTCTCTCGATCCTCCACACATGTGAAAGCAACCCCCATGACCCCTGTTTTCTAAAGCCACGAATCCTCACTATGCTCCGAAGAAGAAAAaagctggcaaaaaaaaaattggaaataaccTTTTTTTCTGTGCTAATCAACAGCAAACTTTCACCAGAAATAATTTTACttttaacatttgaaacaaagtgCAAAGACAGAAAGCTTCATTTCTACTGGTATAAGTTGTAAATTCAAGCAAGCCAAGCAAGAACAGTGTTTGCTCAGGTTGAAGAAATAAGATATCTGTTGCCTGGATTCACCTCTCTATATTAGGTTCTATTGAGACTAACTTTCTTTCATTTAgttcatttacagtccacctttctcactgagactcaaggcagattacaaagttcAATCAGACAATGAGGACCTCTAAAAAACAAGGCATCTGGATTAGggttacagaactggaaaacagtgCAAACAATTAAAAAACTATCTTGGCATGACATACCATCGAATGAGGAATACAGAAGAGAGATAAATTATTGCCATCAATTTTAACATAGTAGCGGTActttaaaagcagcagcaatGCAACACATGAGAAGCTCTGTTTATAGAGAAGATATCATGTACCTGGATATCAGCTGAAGTTTTTTCTCCAGTAGTTGATTTACAGTTTAGGGCATCCTCAAGAGCAACTGTCTTACATTCTGATGGCTTCACTTGGTCCAGTTGAGACTGTTCATGGGATCTTGTGCCAGCTTGTTTAGCTGTATTTTAGATATTTAAAAACATGTACATTAATCTAAACATATGAAGTTTTTTATACTAAGCCAGGTAATCTGTCCATCTTGCTAAAAATTTGGCTCTTCAGAGTTTTAAGCAAAGAAACCTCCTTCCCATGACTTGTTATCTGAAATCCTTTACTAGGATTTGAACTGGAAACTTGCCACTTGCAAAGCAGGTGATCAATCACTGAGCTAGGGCTTTCCCACAAACATGTACTAGTGTTTCAAGCTCCCCTCTTGCTCCGCTAAATTATTAAGACAGGCAACATGAAAAACCATGACTAAGGTATCAGATAAGCTATATAAGAAACTACTGCAACCAGGTATTCAGAGTTACAGGATTAAAAGTGCAATCAGCAACAGAGTTAAATCCTTCTATACACAAGTTTAgtagacttagaaaggtgtaactctgctcaggattgttcTGTATATTACAAAGATGTCAGGTTTTGTAAACGGCAAGCACCAAATATATTTTAGCAAGGGTGTGCGATTCAGGATTccaattcagaaaaaaacccgaattgGAAAGACTCATGatccctgaattgggcccagcattgCTGGCTCGATTCagaaatcaaagctttccaaagctacTGGTATCACTTCAGgatacagcaagaaaagtgctactTGCTTTGGAACTTCCCGCCCCACTGCTTTTTACCTtcaatgggaggggaaggaggattccctcttctccctcccattgAAGGTAAAAAGCAgtggggcgggaagtttgaaagcgacagaaggagcactttCAGTTTCAAACGCCCCATGCCTGCCTCACCCACTATGCATCGGGTGAAGCCGGCATGGAACGTTTGAAAgtgccccttctcctgccactggcGAGTGACAGGAGAAGGGGCGCTTGAAGCTGAATTCGATGTGCATCAGGTGAAGCCAGCGCAGGATGTTAGAAAacgccccttctcctgctgctggcgAGCGGCATGAGAAGGGTAGCTTTGCATttcggtatgctctgaatctttaggGAGCATACCAAAGCTTTTAAACACCTGAATCCTGAAGCAGCTTGTATTTTAGGTTTGAATCTGTTTACTTACAGTTGTACGGTATATGGGTCATTTCTTCCTTTGCCTCTTCAAGTGGCTTAAAGGATGATTGGAAGGCAGCTATTTTATCTTTCAATAAAGCATTTCGCTGAAAAGGGCTGGCCTGATCAAAAAACAGAGGAAAGGGATTTCGGACCCTGTATGAAACATTACAAGCCTAAAAAAAGCAAAAGACTGCCTTGCAGAATGGACTGGCTTTGGTAGTCTTATATGTCATTAATTCTCACATGCTCCAAGGAGCTTGGGGAGCAAACATGGAAATTTATCATTTTCACAATTACCTCAAAACCATTACATGCTTCACATCAATTTAGTATTCAAGCTAAACTTAATTCAGTAACATCCATTTTCAAACATCATCAACCAAGCCACTGCATTTGCATTCTACAGATATCATATGCTTACCTGCAAGGGAGGATCTTCAGTCGTCATTCTCTTTCGGTGAGCAATATATCTGATAAGAGCATTATTTTCTGGAGAACCCCGCAATCCAATTGTAGATTGCcgtcttaatttttttaatctgCTTGTGGACATCCCTGAAAGAAAAGACGATCTATTCTGAACATTCAATGAAGTCAAATAGGACTTTAAATCTCCACGAAACAAAGTAACAATAAGTCACTTTTTCTAAATTTCAACAGCGGTTAACATTTGACAGTTTGCCTTCACTATGAGAAAGAAAACATGCCATCCAACCAATATGTTAAAATGCAAACCCCAgtttgtatgacatcaaaaggaaATTTAAAGAGCTTGCAACCCGTGCACAGTGATTTATTGTCTACATGTTCTTATGTATAGACTACATAAAGCCCCACTCCTCTCCTATACCAATTCAGAATAATACAGCAGTTAAATAGTAGCTCTTTTAAAGCATTGTGGGAAAAGGTaggaaaaaataagaaaaaaagagaattagtttattaaaaaaaagagagtccCATAGCAGTATAAAGGCTTACATATTGTACAATTTTGCCAATATTAGGAAAACTAATTCCACACGCACAAAAAATTTAAATAGACCAATGGCTCACATCTGCCTACTGTTAGTACCTAAGCAAAACAAGGGAAATGCCCGGATAGTAGAAACTGCAAACAACCAACAACAGGTCCGGGAATATACAATGAATAATCAATTCATTTTTCCTTATGGACACTATAAtggtgcaaaggtgcaaagtgcaaagataatgtacaataaatataataaatacagtaagatctcttgtttcttctgtccaagtGGTCACAGAATAATAAcaatgtccaaagggaataacatgaaaacccacaatggggactaaGCAGAGAGTCACAATACTAGATGGGCGGTGACTCCAGTCCAAGTTGAAGAAAAATccaaatgtgccgacgggattatgcgtgcatcttatacaattcccattTCGTATAGATCATACTACTTCTTGGGCACAATTaattctggactgtaacaaaaatataaatggTCACCATTTTACTAATTACACTGATGTGACTACTCATAATATTCTGCCCAATATTCTGCTTGTCCGTGGCATTATGGTTGTGTACTCATGTCTGTGATGTACTGAAGTTGGGCAGAATATTATGAGTAGTCACATCGGTGTAATTAGTAAAATGGTGAccatttatatttttgttacagtccagaattAATTGTGCCCAAGAAGTAGTATGACCTATACAAAAcaggaattgtataagatgcacgcataatcccgtcggcacatttggATTTTTCTTCAACTTGGACTGGAGTCACCACCCATCTAGTATTGTGACTCTCTGCttagtccccattgtgggttttcatgttattccctttggacattgTTATTATTCTGTGACCacttggacagaagaaacaagagatcttattgtatttattatatttattgtacattatctttgcactttgcacctttgcaccaTTATAGTGTccataaagaaaaatgaattgaTTATTCATTGTATATTCCCGGACCTGTTGTTGGTTGTTTTCCGTTTAGTACCTGGCAACTATAAAAATAGACCTTACCTTTACCAAGTTTTCTGGCTTTCACTGCTTAAAAGTAAACTGTAGTCACCACCACAGGCAACCAATCAAGTAGCTATTTACAAGCATCATattatggcataagctttcataaatATATCGCAAACCTAGCAGATCCATGAAGTTATCTCTCAAGTTGTTAGAACTTGGGTACAGAGAAAAAAAGGTGCAGGCTTCCAGAAAACTGAGCTGAACTAAAGAGGTATTCACTATGGCAAACAAATCTGTAGATCCACATTCCAAATTACCACTTAGGCCCCATTAGAGAAAACATGCCCAATATTTATTGTGAACCAACATTTCTGACCTCCCCATCTCTTACCTTTATATTTAGTAAAAGACGCTGGTGAAATTCCAAAATCAGCTGCTGTAAGAGCAGAAAAGTCTATTGATGATGTAGCTTGGTTGATCATTTCACAGTTTGCATTTGTTTCTCTTTCATCCTTATTAGGAGTTATACAGTTTACATTTTCCAAAGAAGTTGGCTTATCTACAGAAGGGCTTCCCGAGTCGTTCAGTGTCAGAGAGAATGTGAAAGCATTTGTTGGGATATTTTCTTTTGGGACATTTGATGAGCAGATTGAAGAGTGACAGTTTTCTTTGTTTGCACTGCTGAAGCAGACTCCATGCCACGAATATTGGTTGCATTCCGAAAGCACCTTCTTATTACACAAGTTTTCCATTGGGTAAGTCTTTGTGATTTTTGATTAAGCAGTGAGACTAATCATTTCTTTAAGAATATCAGCTCAGTCACCAGTCCTGAATTTCCACACCAAAAGGGTAAAAAGCTGCAACTGCCCTACTTTTGAGATAAGGTAAAAAAATATTAGCCAAGGGGAATACAACCTGTTATTCTTTAAAATTGGAAGATAGGAGCTTATTAAtagccattattaaaaaattgcaAGGAAATGTTTACAAAAGTAGGGTATTTTTCTTTTTAGGCCATAAATGACAACACGGAGCTAGGTGTGAGAATAAAATTTTTGTGGGCTTATTTTCAAGGCATGTAAAGATGAACCTCTACAAAGATACTGAAAGATGACAGTTTGACATTAATAAAGTAGGTAGCAAATTAAAACAGGTTACTTAACATTTACCAAGCTGGTCTTTCAATGaatgttttttctgttcatttcCCTTCGCTTTACATAGGCATTGTATTTCATTTCTACTAAATGGGCCTTCTAGCAGTGTTTGTTCACACACTGTGAAGTCTCTGAAGATAGTACTTTGTAGCCTGCTTTTAAGAGATGGCCCAAGTAGCAGAATGGTCATTGTATAGTTCCAACATGAAGGGGCTAAAAACTAGATACATAAGTTCCATGGGGGAAATTTTGACTTTTGATACAACTGGTAATGGACTTAATAAGAGTATCCACTAAAAATAAGCAccaacactgggaaaaataaTCAATAGACTTCTTTTAAAGACAGACTAATATCCAACATTTTGCTCAGTTATATGCAAAGGGAGAAGAATACTGACACACACATGTTGAGAACTCTTGATGATAACAAACCAGTATGCTGTTAATCTTCATGGATTATAGAAAATAAATTATGTAAACTAGAGTTCAGTTTAGCAGTACAAAGTATAATTTAACATATCAACTATAAGGCAAATAAATGAAGGGAGAAGAAACAGACCCCAATTCTCACACTTCAAGCCCCTTCCAGTGATCCAACGGATAACAGAAAGGTTCCTTTTTCTCTAGCTAACTATGGGTGAGAAATTCACTCTTCATAAGAACTGGAGCCAGTTACAGTAGCTTATAGCCTACTAAATGttacatgtctactcagaaggttttttaaaaacatttattgtaTGTTAAGGGTTTAGTTTCAAACTACTTTGTAACAAATGCAAACCAATTCCTATGCTTGTATGTTTTGgaagcagggggtgggtgggcggtCCACAGAACTAAGTTGGGCTTGCTTCTAAATAACAACAAGCTGCAAAGCCTGAGGCCTGTATGTAAAGAATGTCATCATTAAATACATAAAAAGGAAAAATGCAGTCCAAAACTCTTCACAGGCCCTAGCATTGCTTCCATATTATttaacctctacataaagcctttagaacTCATTTGCAGTTATGAAGTGGGATGTAATCAATATACAGACGACATCCAACTCTGTATATCACTATTCAGGTcgccacaggatgcagtagaaatcctgGATcgctgacagctgtggtgaaatggctgaaaatgaacaaattgaaatcaaACCCAGATAAGACTGAagtaatgcttgttgggaaggcggggatcttgaagggcattgtaccccctcactttcaatggagtttgtctgactcttgcagactcagttaagagcctaggggttatactggatccagcgctactactagaaaaacaagttaaggtggCCACAAAAAATTCTTTCTACAACCTTACTCTAGCcaagaagatggcttcctaccttgacctggctctatgctatggtaacatcaagacttgactactgtagtgcactatacattggtctcccatctaagttaactaggaaactccaattggtgcaaaacgtagctcagctgttatcaggagcaagtaggagcatgaatatcactcccatccttaTCAGTtaaccatgctcagttcaaggttttggctatcacatacaaagctcttcatggccttggtccatcatatctatgagaccacctctctccttatgttcctccacggcagcttcactcatctgaacagggtctcctgcaggtgccaccctgcacatgaatgaaagctgcccatacacatgcattctctgtggaggCCCCACCAtatgtggaatggcctgcctgaggaggccaggagagcccccttttcctgactttctgcaaatgatacaaaaccacattatttaaaaaggctttttactcagttaGAAGAgcaatattgtagggagggggggtctctcagatgcttcactaataagttaggaactatagacttcaccaccatgttgtcttatgtcctatctgttgctttaagtatgtgctcctatacaCTAACTGTGTTTTAAGTATGAGcctgctgggtagttctatgctgtctaatgtcagtcctagaactgtcAGTCCTACACAGCCAACGGATGAGTGCAATCACAAATTCCATCTGAGTCTCTCAGTCATTTGATTCCAGAGGCTCTCACTATTTGGGAGTAAGGCCAACCAAACTCAGTGGGACGTACTTctataggtaggtaggtaggaacTTTATTGtgtatggccattggcctttacaagttaaaacaTACTTAGAAGCAGAAATTTAAAATTCTGGGATTACAGACTTCTTTAAAATTTCTCAATTCACCATCAAATCAA
Above is a genomic segment from Eublepharis macularius isolate TG4126 chromosome 14, MPM_Emac_v1.0, whole genome shotgun sequence containing:
- the CDCA2 gene encoding LOW QUALITY PROTEIN: cell division cycle-associated protein 2 (The sequence of the model RefSeq protein was modified relative to this genomic sequence to represent the inferred CDS: inserted 2 bases in 1 codon), with translation MENLCNKKVLSECNQYSWHGVCFSSANKENCHSSICSSNVPKENIPTNAFTFSLTLNDSGSPSVDKPTSLENVNCITPNKDERETNANCEMINQATSSIDFSALTAADFGISPASFTKYKGMSTSRLKKLRRQSTIGLRGSPENNALIRYIAHRKRMTTEDPPLQASPFQRNALLKDKIAAFQSSFKPLEEAKEEMTHIPYNSKQAGTRSHEQSQLDQVKPSECKTVALEDALNCKSTTGEKTSADIQTISVLQPNSMESGHVPLEAASVAVISETSSGILSQTTNEELISNLTSQQSCKKVRFAEKQSLEIFDETKPPITPLQKGRLPSIYHDNSCLRSVLKKTPVRMLVEELTEHLDYTSMRKGSEELSVFQSCGPLQTERSTRPVDKTEVHSKELVVEVFDALQPVDTPICSGEASFSPSESRNDSSSSITPMKKPLSQPNFDGDDDLLQELSEVVSTAQTVVNSNYLEVIEIKKSSPDLQATCIRATRSSAKKQINKVEETSDGLTSETRPKRTCTTIKVPNPKKFQKNPTVTKSTPKKTPASRSKAYGKRKRKKKTQKAFHGHYETVSKKPLLSPIPETTEDVSLISSYQSTPESSVSILDCSCSSIIHETHEKTNNVMHSTEEDGNYLHSSLSAVLEDALPEGVSCSSLQLQDAILNDTQTALPLEPPGSDSSRNINNTSNGQVPKSDYSSENEMDLGLLNQQGTGEKNSKEASLLVVDSAIKQLSGGDINMNFKRNPRRSRRITSYLPSVEDFQSETLRNNSCLSGGNTEELPCMPQAVNDSGFLNDVLNSIEESFKSVTSSTQKRVRRSMRQLKNAESEGLAWISVSNNDSAHKARRKTYTFCPQESEMLYQKQENWAQILSPKMEEQKSAHVTVEPHRQRKRRKSIXVTNVREKIKIASRTYRRVSLGYKTD